In the Gemmatimonadaceae bacterium genome, one interval contains:
- a CDS encoding CIA30 family protein has translation MPSTDLLLDDFTVSTDARGWTVFTDRVMGGVSNAQGALTDVQGRRALRLVGQVSLERNGGFVQMARALSDGRTPFDARAYTGVALTVCGTPGSYFVHLRTADTRAPWQYYGAELPVARDWRTVVLPWSAFAPVSLAAPLNVAGLARIGIVGAKVAFLADVALARLALVGSG, from the coding sequence ATGCCGTCCACCGACCTCCTCCTCGACGACTTCACGGTCAGCACCGACGCCCGAGGGTGGACGGTGTTCACCGATCGCGTCATGGGGGGCGTCTCCAACGCGCAGGGCGCACTGACCGACGTGCAGGGGCGCCGCGCCCTGCGACTCGTGGGGCAAGTCTCGCTCGAGCGGAACGGCGGCTTCGTGCAGATGGCGCGCGCGCTCAGCGATGGGCGTACCCCGTTCGATGCGCGCGCCTACACGGGTGTGGCGCTCACGGTGTGCGGCACCCCCGGGTCGTACTTCGTGCACCTGCGCACGGCGGATACGCGCGCGCCATGGCAGTACTACGGCGCCGAGCTGCCGGTGGCGCGCGACTGGCGCACCGTGGTGCTCCCCTGGTCGGCGTTCGCGCCGGTGTCGCTGGCGGCGCCGCTCAATGTCGCGGGGCTGGCGCGCATTGGGATTGTCGGGGCCAAGGTCGCCTTTCTGGCCGACGTGGCGCTTGCGCGCCTGGCGTTGGTGGGCTCAGGCTGA
- a CDS encoding DUF808 domain-containing protein has protein sequence MASSLLALLDDITSLLDDVSALTKTAATKTSGIMGDDLALNAQQVAGFAAERELPVVWGVAKGSLINKVILVPIALLLSAFAPSWIQPVLMLGGLFLCFEGVEKLAHKWLPHDEDESTAVAVAHEHEPEVDLAAYEQEKIKGAIRTDFVLSAEIVVIALGTLGGRTLTEQATVLAIIGVAATVFVYGLVAGIVKLDDLGLKMVQSGAAASVKTGRLILAAAPKMMRTLSVVGTAAMFTVGGGILVHGVHPVAHAFEGIVERVHAVNGVLASLVSMTLDGVFGVLAGAGCVLLFEMGKRVRKASRKAQA, from the coding sequence ATGGCTTCCAGTCTGCTGGCTCTGCTCGACGATATCACGTCGCTCCTCGACGACGTCTCCGCCCTCACCAAGACGGCGGCCACCAAGACGTCCGGGATCATGGGCGACGATCTCGCGCTCAATGCGCAGCAGGTGGCCGGGTTCGCCGCCGAGCGCGAATTGCCGGTGGTGTGGGGCGTCGCCAAGGGATCGCTGATCAACAAGGTGATCCTCGTGCCGATCGCGCTCCTGCTCAGCGCGTTCGCCCCCAGCTGGATTCAGCCGGTGCTGATGCTGGGCGGTCTCTTCCTCTGCTTTGAAGGCGTGGAGAAGCTCGCCCATAAGTGGCTGCCGCACGACGAGGACGAATCCACCGCGGTGGCCGTGGCGCACGAGCACGAGCCGGAAGTCGATCTCGCCGCCTACGAACAGGAGAAGATCAAGGGCGCCATCCGCACCGACTTCGTGCTGTCGGCGGAGATCGTGGTGATCGCGCTGGGTACGCTCGGCGGGCGCACGCTCACCGAGCAGGCCACGGTGCTGGCGATCATCGGCGTGGCGGCGACGGTGTTCGTCTATGGCCTGGTCGCAGGGATCGTGAAGCTCGACGATCTGGGGCTCAAGATGGTGCAGAGTGGTGCGGCCGCGAGCGTGAAGACGGGGCGACTGATTCTCGCCGCCGCGCCCAAGATGATGCGCACGCTGAGTGTGGTGGGCACTGCGGCGATGTTCACCGTGGGTGGTGGCATTCTGGTACACGGCGTGCACCCCGTCGCGCATGCGTTCGAAGGGATCGTGGAGCGCGTCCACGCGGTGAACGGCGTGCTCGCCAGCCTCGTGAGCATGACGCTCGATGGCGTGTTCGGGGTGCTGGCCGGTGCGGGGTGTGTGCTGCTGTTCGAGATGGGAAAGCGCGTGCGAAAGGCGTCACGCAAGGCACAGGCGTAA
- a CDS encoding SRPBCC family protein, with translation MIKKILLVLVLAVVCIGALAMRQPDSFTVERRATIQASPEQVFAQINDFHNWANWSPWAKLDPNMALSINTPGSGVGATYEWKGNSDAGEGSMAIKESMPPNKVMIDLHFLKPMESTAVLSFQLEPKDGGTEVIWTMRGDNTLMGKVMGVFTTMDKMVGPDFEKGLTQLQTAVKK, from the coding sequence TTGATCAAGAAGATCCTGTTGGTGCTGGTCCTCGCCGTGGTCTGCATCGGCGCGCTGGCGATGCGTCAGCCCGATTCGTTCACCGTGGAGCGGCGCGCCACGATTCAGGCCTCGCCGGAACAGGTGTTCGCGCAGATCAATGACTTCCACAACTGGGCCAACTGGTCGCCGTGGGCCAAGCTGGATCCGAACATGGCGTTGTCGATCAACACTCCCGGCTCGGGCGTCGGCGCGACCTATGAGTGGAAGGGGAACAGCGACGCCGGTGAGGGCTCGATGGCGATCAAGGAGTCGATGCCGCCGAACAAGGTGATGATCGACCTGCACTTCCTGAAGCCGATGGAGAGCACGGCGGTATTGTCCTTTCAGCTCGAGCCCAAGGATGGCGGCACCGAGGTGATCTGGACCATGCGCGGCGACAACACGCTCATGGGCAAGGTGATGGGCGTCTTCACCACGATGGACAAGATGGTCGGCCCCGATTTCGAGAAGGGGCTCACCCAGTTGCAGACGGCGGTCAAGAAGTGA
- a CDS encoding DinB family protein: MSTDTRKVLLRQFDVAWQLAWYHLESLTTEECLWRPADRGLHVHEAAHHWVADWPTHEGYDLGPSSAGWITWHWLFWWRMAADHTWGAATLTREAVPWPGHADGLRTELRALHDAWRAALASSDAGTLASSARVRWPFRDRPLADLFAWANTELTKSAAELGALRFLYAARRDARASA, from the coding sequence GTGAGCACCGACACGCGCAAGGTGCTGCTGCGGCAATTCGATGTCGCGTGGCAGCTCGCGTGGTACCATCTGGAATCGCTGACGACGGAGGAGTGCCTGTGGCGCCCCGCCGATCGCGGGTTGCACGTGCACGAGGCCGCGCACCACTGGGTCGCCGACTGGCCGACGCACGAGGGCTATGATCTCGGGCCGTCGAGTGCCGGCTGGATTACCTGGCATTGGCTCTTCTGGTGGCGCATGGCCGCCGATCACACGTGGGGCGCCGCGACGCTCACGCGCGAGGCGGTGCCGTGGCCCGGCCACGCCGATGGCCTGCGCACCGAACTCCGCGCCCTGCACGATGCGTGGCGTGCCGCGCTGGCGAGCAGTGACGCCGGCACGCTGGCGTCGTCGGCGCGCGTCCGGTGGCCGTTTCGGGATCGCCCGCTCGCCGATCTCTTTGCCTGGGCCAACACCGAGCTCACCAAGAGCGCGGCCGAACTCGGCGCGTTGCGATTTCTCTACGCCGCCCGACGCGACGCGCGCGCGTCAGCCTGA
- a CDS encoding protein kinase translates to MESFRARLEESLAGQYRFIRELGGGGMSRTYLADEPALQRRVVVKVLAPEMLEGLSVERFKREVLMAASLQHPHVVPVLAAGDADGLPWFSMPYVDGDSLRQRLGQGALTIPEAVGVLRDVARALSYAHAQGIVHRDIKPDNVLLSAGSATVTDFGIAKAISASRTSAGGATLTQAGLAIGTPAYMAPEQAEGAVAVDHRADLYAFGAMAFELLTGQPVFSANTPGRLLVAHITEKPRDPRVLRADVPPALAELVLRCLEKAPSDRPADAAAIVRALEGSGASSSTTAPVLAPTIPLSTALGTWAGGTALLVGGVFIASRTVGVPTWAMPSAITLAAAGLPALLGTWWVQRTARRAITRTPTLTPGGSAVGPGTMATLALRAQPHVSFRRTRKAGIAVGGGFAALLAAFAVSRAYGIGPAASLIGAGEFGERESVMVADFRPPANDTTLGVTIAEALRTDLAQSPNLSVLTRAAVREVLQRMQRPTDAAVPFDVAREIATREGTKAVIDGDVVRLGGSYVLSARLVSATDGREMATFRATADGDATLVSAVGKLSRSIREKVGESLRGLQSAKAIERVSTPSLAALRKYVEGAQIEENGGDRAKAMKRLQEAVAIDTAFAMAWRKIAVMYNQLPNSEAEQIDAISRAYRHRDRLTDNERDVTEAGYFTYGPTPDPDRTIAAYEQLLARDSLNNIALNNLAVAYVQRRQLDRALAMYRRAAMLKRPPAVSVVNWSGIAARLQKPAVADSAAARFATLFPKSPLQWEVTSWQLYAHKLDDSLGRLVRTWMDTSQSPRLTFGAANYLRDLNAIGGRIDAALAMSVWRTNTVARLTRRPPAALQLALDSAVFIAKFDGDRARTHRTLQRMLTPAFYESTPPVSRPWSAAAVAAALVGDAEMTEALAAAYRRDNAERSADRVWEDARVAGLVALAHGQYQQAATLLKQAGQRRTAPDAEEAYLIAVAFDRAHQVDSATAWFARVVDPKWERDARGTGHLAGAHKRLGELLDAQGNVAGAIEHYDAFATLWKDAEPSRQPVVKAARDRID, encoded by the coding sequence ATGGAATCCTTTCGCGCCCGCCTCGAAGAGTCGCTCGCCGGTCAGTACCGTTTCATCCGCGAGTTGGGGGGTGGCGGCATGTCGCGCACCTATCTCGCCGACGAACCGGCGCTGCAGCGCCGCGTGGTGGTCAAGGTGCTCGCGCCGGAGATGCTCGAAGGGCTGAGCGTGGAGCGGTTCAAGCGCGAAGTGCTCATGGCGGCGTCGCTGCAGCATCCCCATGTGGTGCCGGTGCTGGCCGCGGGCGACGCCGATGGCTTGCCCTGGTTCTCGATGCCCTACGTGGACGGCGATTCCTTGCGGCAACGACTGGGCCAGGGCGCGCTCACGATTCCGGAAGCGGTCGGCGTGCTGCGCGATGTCGCGCGTGCGTTGAGCTACGCGCACGCCCAGGGCATCGTGCACCGGGACATCAAGCCCGACAACGTGCTGCTCTCGGCGGGGAGCGCCACGGTGACCGATTTCGGAATCGCGAAGGCCATCTCGGCGTCGCGCACCTCCGCCGGCGGTGCCACGCTCACGCAGGCGGGGCTCGCCATTGGCACGCCGGCGTACATGGCGCCGGAGCAGGCGGAAGGCGCGGTCGCGGTGGACCATCGGGCCGACTTGTACGCCTTCGGGGCGATGGCGTTCGAACTGCTGACCGGGCAGCCGGTCTTCTCGGCGAACACCCCAGGACGGTTGCTGGTCGCCCACATCACCGAAAAGCCGCGCGATCCGCGCGTACTGCGGGCCGATGTTCCGCCGGCGTTGGCTGAGCTGGTGCTGCGGTGCCTGGAGAAGGCGCCGTCTGATCGGCCGGCAGATGCGGCCGCGATTGTCCGCGCGCTCGAAGGCAGCGGCGCCTCGAGCAGCACAACCGCGCCCGTTCTCGCGCCGACGATTCCGCTCTCCACCGCACTCGGTACCTGGGCAGGTGGTACCGCACTGCTGGTTGGTGGCGTCTTCATCGCCTCGCGTACCGTCGGCGTCCCCACGTGGGCGATGCCGTCGGCCATTACCCTCGCCGCGGCTGGGCTACCCGCACTTCTCGGGACATGGTGGGTGCAGCGCACCGCGCGTCGCGCGATCACGCGCACGCCGACGCTGACGCCTGGTGGGTCGGCGGTGGGCCCCGGCACCATGGCGACGCTCGCCTTGCGGGCGCAGCCTCACGTCAGCTTTCGTCGCACCCGGAAAGCGGGCATCGCGGTGGGAGGGGGCTTTGCTGCGCTGCTGGCCGCCTTTGCGGTGTCGCGCGCCTATGGCATTGGTCCAGCCGCGTCGCTGATCGGTGCCGGTGAGTTCGGCGAGCGCGAAAGCGTCATGGTAGCGGACTTCCGCCCCCCGGCGAACGATACGACGCTGGGAGTGACGATTGCCGAAGCGTTGCGCACCGACCTCGCGCAATCGCCCAACCTGTCGGTGCTGACGCGTGCTGCCGTGCGCGAGGTCCTCCAGCGCATGCAGCGTCCGACAGATGCGGCAGTGCCCTTCGACGTGGCCCGCGAGATCGCAACGCGCGAGGGAACGAAGGCGGTAATCGATGGGGATGTCGTGCGGCTGGGCGGCAGTTACGTGCTCTCCGCACGACTGGTGAGCGCCACCGATGGCCGCGAGATGGCGACCTTTCGTGCAACTGCCGACGGCGACGCGACTTTGGTCTCGGCCGTTGGCAAGCTCTCGCGAAGCATCCGCGAAAAGGTCGGCGAGTCACTCAGGGGGCTGCAGAGCGCGAAGGCCATCGAGCGGGTGAGTACGCCGTCGCTCGCGGCGCTGCGCAAGTACGTCGAAGGCGCGCAGATCGAAGAGAATGGCGGCGATCGCGCCAAGGCCATGAAGCGACTGCAGGAGGCCGTCGCGATCGATACGGCGTTTGCTATGGCGTGGCGCAAGATCGCCGTGATGTACAACCAGCTGCCGAACTCGGAAGCGGAGCAGATTGATGCCATATCACGCGCCTATCGACATCGCGATCGACTGACGGATAATGAGCGCGATGTGACCGAAGCGGGTTACTTCACGTACGGCCCGACGCCTGATCCGGACAGGACGATCGCTGCCTACGAGCAGCTGCTGGCACGTGATTCGCTGAATAACATCGCACTGAACAATCTGGCTGTCGCTTACGTGCAACGGCGCCAGCTTGATCGCGCCCTCGCCATGTACCGGCGCGCCGCAATGCTCAAGCGGCCGCCGGCGGTGAGTGTGGTGAACTGGAGCGGGATAGCGGCCCGATTGCAGAAGCCGGCTGTGGCCGACAGCGCCGCGGCTCGCTTCGCCACACTCTTTCCGAAAAGCCCGCTCCAGTGGGAAGTCACTTCGTGGCAACTGTATGCCCACAAGCTCGACGACAGCCTGGGGCGCTTGGTGCGAACGTGGATGGACACCTCGCAGTCGCCGCGGCTGACGTTCGGCGCCGCGAATTATCTCCGCGACCTGAATGCGATCGGTGGGCGGATCGACGCCGCGCTTGCGATGAGTGTGTGGCGCACCAATACCGTGGCTCGCCTCACCCGGCGTCCGCCGGCGGCGCTCCAGTTGGCGCTCGACTCCGCCGTGTTCATCGCCAAGTTCGACGGCGACCGCGCGCGCACGCATCGCACGCTGCAGCGGATGCTCACCCCCGCGTTCTACGAGTCAACGCCGCCAGTCAGCCGGCCATGGTCCGCAGCGGCGGTGGCCGCGGCGCTCGTCGGCGATGCCGAGATGACCGAGGCGCTCGCGGCCGCGTATCGACGCGATAACGCGGAACGGTCGGCAGATCGTGTGTGGGAGGATGCGCGCGTGGCGGGCCTGGTCGCCCTGGCGCATGGCCAGTACCAGCAGGCGGCGACGCTGCTCAAACAGGCAGGTCAGCGCCGCACCGCCCCCGATGCGGAGGAAGCGTACCTGATCGCCGTGGCGTTCGACCGTGCCCACCAGGTCGATTCCGCGACGGCGTGGTTCGCGCGGGTAGTCGATCCGAAATGGGAACGGGATGCTCGAGGTACGGGGCATCTGGCTGGAGCGCACAAGCGCCTCGGCGAACTCCTCGACGCGCAGGGCAATGTCGCCGGCGCCATCGAGCACTACGACGCCTTCGCCACACTCTGGAAGGACGCCGAACCCTCGCGTCAACCGGTGGTGAAAGCCGCGCGCGACCGCATCGACTAG
- a CDS encoding GNAT family N-acetyltransferase: protein MATHTELPPGFSPVPAGHLAAVVTHLEMTAPPASRPVPTLSRPLRLERMHDEDLAMYRALFREVGQEWLWFSRLRMPDAELARLLADPLVEAYAVRDGNARIGMLELDFREPGQCELAFFGLAASHVGQGAGRWLMHEATTRAWARGITRVHVHTCTLDHANAVAFYVRSGFTPYKREIEIAPDPRLTGELPLDVGTHAPVIRDERVAPDALAVVQEFWRLMATNDFAAVGAVLAPEFVLEWPQSRERIRGAANFAQMNAEYPAKGPWRFMVSRAVANGSEVVTDVSVTDGDVLGRAVSFFTVAQGRITRIVEFWPEPYPAPANRAHLVEPMA from the coding sequence ATGGCGACGCATACCGAACTGCCCCCGGGGTTCTCACCGGTCCCCGCCGGCCATCTGGCGGCGGTGGTGACGCACCTCGAGATGACCGCCCCGCCTGCGTCGCGCCCCGTGCCCACGCTGTCGCGGCCGCTGCGCCTCGAGCGCATGCATGATGAGGACCTCGCCATGTATCGCGCGCTCTTTCGCGAAGTGGGCCAGGAATGGCTCTGGTTTTCCCGTCTCCGCATGCCCGACGCGGAGCTCGCCCGCCTGCTGGCCGATCCGCTGGTCGAGGCGTACGCGGTGCGCGACGGCAACGCGCGCATTGGTATGCTCGAGCTCGATTTCCGCGAGCCGGGCCAGTGCGAGCTCGCCTTCTTTGGCCTCGCGGCATCGCACGTGGGGCAGGGCGCCGGCCGCTGGCTGATGCACGAGGCCACGACCCGCGCGTGGGCACGGGGCATCACGCGCGTTCACGTGCACACGTGCACGCTCGATCACGCCAACGCCGTCGCGTTTTACGTGCGGTCCGGATTCACACCGTACAAGCGCGAAATCGAAATCGCGCCCGATCCGCGACTCACCGGGGAACTGCCGCTTGATGTTGGCACCCACGCGCCGGTCATCCGCGATGAACGCGTCGCACCCGATGCGCTGGCGGTGGTGCAGGAGTTCTGGCGCCTGATGGCCACCAACGACTTCGCCGCGGTCGGCGCCGTGCTCGCGCCCGAGTTCGTGCTCGAGTGGCCGCAGTCGCGCGAACGCATTCGTGGCGCGGCCAACTTTGCGCAGATGAACGCCGAATATCCCGCCAAGGGGCCGTGGCGCTTCATGGTCTCGCGTGCGGTCGCCAATGGCAGTGAGGTGGTGACCGATGTCAGTGTCACCGATGGCGACGTGCTCGGGCGCGCGGTGTCGTTCTTTACGGTGGCGCAGGGGCGCATCACGCGCATCGTGGAGTTCTGGCCCGAGCCGTATCCGGCACCGGCCAATCGCGCGCATCTCGTGGAGCCGATGGCGTGA
- a CDS encoding carbon-nitrogen hydrolase family protein, producing MLRIALANLPYPESPEAAVARAVAAVYEAAARGAQLVVFPECYVPGYRWPTRHVPAPDAAYLERAWQAVAEAAASARIMVVLGTERFTDAGLVLSALVIDAEGQRVGWQDKVQLDPSEENGYVAAAERRLFEVAGVPFGIVICHEGWRYPETVRWAARRGAKLVVHPHYGEAEPGSYQPVSYADPRNTFHEAAVRCRAAENTVWFATVNCAGEGSPTTSAVAAPDGTIVAWQPYGEAGLLVVDCDMTQATGLLASRCRTTP from the coding sequence ATGCTACGGATCGCGTTGGCGAACCTGCCGTATCCCGAGTCGCCCGAGGCAGCGGTGGCGCGTGCGGTGGCCGCGGTGTACGAGGCCGCCGCGCGCGGCGCGCAGTTGGTGGTGTTCCCCGAGTGTTATGTGCCGGGGTATCGCTGGCCTACGCGCCACGTGCCGGCGCCGGATGCGGCGTATCTCGAGCGCGCGTGGCAGGCGGTCGCCGAAGCGGCCGCCTCGGCGCGGATCATGGTGGTGCTCGGCACCGAGCGCTTTACCGACGCCGGGCTCGTGCTGAGCGCGCTGGTCATCGACGCCGAGGGCCAGCGCGTCGGGTGGCAGGACAAGGTGCAGCTCGACCCGAGTGAGGAGAACGGCTATGTCGCTGCGGCCGAGCGGCGGCTGTTTGAGGTGGCCGGTGTGCCGTTCGGCATCGTGATCTGTCACGAGGGGTGGCGCTATCCCGAAACCGTGCGCTGGGCCGCGCGGCGCGGGGCAAAGCTCGTGGTGCATCCGCACTACGGCGAGGCGGAGCCAGGGAGCTATCAGCCGGTGAGTTACGCCGATCCGCGCAACACCTTCCACGAAGCCGCGGTGCGGTGCCGCGCGGCGGAGAACACGGTGTGGTTTGCGACGGTGAACTGCGCCGGGGAGGGGTCGCCGACCACGAGCGCCGTGGCGGCGCCGGACGGGACGATCGTGGCGTGGCAGCCGTATGGTGAGGCGGGGCTGCTGGTGGTGGACTGCGACATGACCCAGGCGACGGGGCTGTTGGCGTCGCGGTGTCGGACGACGCCGTAA